GTTCCTGTATTTGCTCCATTGTGAAGTGTTGAAATCAGCACCAATGGCAAATTTGTCTGCTTTTGTGAGCATGATACCACCACCCAGCTGCTGCGGATAAATGATATCGCCATTCACTCCTTTCTTGTACTCAACGGTATCCTGCGTATCATATTCATCAGAAGATGGATCGTAGAATAATGTTTCCCTCATGGTTTCGCGGCGGGCAGTGAGTTTTTGCTCAAAGCTTCCGCTGGCTCCGATGGACAGCTCCAGGTCTTTGCTCAGATCAATGGTCTGTTGCACACCCAGGCTATAAAAGAAGCTGCCATAGCTGGTACGGCGGTTATGCCTTGAAGGCAGGATGGTGGAAGTGACCGGGTACAATTCCTTGGTGCTGTTATTCACATTCCCAAAGAGATAACCAAAGTTCACCCCTACGCTGAAACCTCCGAAACCAATACCGGAACCAATATAGGCCTGGTACACGCCACCACTTCCTTCATATTGATGAACAACGTTCACCGTGTCAGGAGTGGCATCAGGGAAAAATATCTTCTGTTCTCCTTCTGCAATATTGTAACTCACGCGGCTCATGGGACGTAGTCCAATGTTCATGCCCCATTTTTTACCCAGCGGTAAACCCAACTGAAGATAACTCAGGGTACCAAAACCGGCGCGGGAGTTATTTTCTCCGTTGTTCAGTCTGCGTACGCCACCATTTAGCCCTACATCAAATGTAACGAGCTGCAGATGGGCATAACTGGCCGGATTGAGAAAGTTGACTGATTGGGCATCGGCATAAGCCTGCGCAACACCTCCCATACCAAGATTGACGGCATTTTGAGAGCGCGAAAGCTCTCCCAAACCAAAGCGCGAGTAGGGGGAATTATCCTGAGCGGCGGCATTCCTTGCGGAAAGTACACATACGCCAAACAGGCAAAAGAAGCTAGCTTTTGTCCAATACATTGAGTTCTACGATTGAATTTAAACCTTTATACATTAAATACGGGCTTGCAAATATCTTCTTTTTAAGGCGGGAAGCAAAAAAATCCAAATTACCCCCTGTTAAAAGCACGTTAAAGTTCCGGTACCTGTTCCCGTAAGATGCAATCATACCGGCCACTTCGGCCAATGCACCCTCTTGAACTCCGCTTAAAATACTTTGCCGGGTGTTAAAACCCACAAAAGCGTATTGCGTACTGGCCTTAATGAGCGGCAATTTGTCCGTAAATGTATGCAGGGCGCGGAACCGCATGTCTATTCCCGGGCTGATCCCCCCTCCCAGGAACTCTCCTGACCTGCTCAGAAAATTATAGGTAATGGCAGAGCCTGTGCCGATAATAAGGTTATGCTGGCCCGGAAAAAGGACCCATGCACCACAAGCCAGTGCAATCCTGTCTACCCCCAGCGTTTCCGGCTTTTCATAGACCAGTTTGATGGGTAATGGGGTGGAATGGCTCAGTCTGAGAAAGAAAGTTTGCCCCGCCAGCAGGGTCTCCAGCTCCTCCGGATGGTCTACCACGGAAGAAAGTATGGCCGCTTTGGGATGATATTGGTCCAGTGCTTTCCGCACATCCTGCACCAGGTTGGCTTCTGAAAAAAAGAGTTCCTGCTGCAATTCCCCATTTAACATCACACCACATTTCAGGCGGGAATTACCCAGGTCCAGGCAAAAAACGCATCCATTCATGGCGCCAAGTTAGAAATTATCTACGGATAAATCCCGGAAGTGGCCGTTCAGTTTCACGCGGTCTTTCAGTCTTTCCATCTCTGTCATCAAAGGGATCACCTTCAGCAGATGGCGTTTCAGGTACTCCAGCCTTTGCAGTTCCTTGAAAAGATGCAACACTTCATACTCCTCCTGCAAAGAAAGCCCGGCATGATGCGCCAGGTCATAAGCCCTCAATTGTTCGTCCGAACGGGAAAAGGATTTGTTCACCTGCAGGATCTGGTGCAATTCCCGCACCGCCAGCAATACCTGTTTGCGGAGCAGGACATTGCTACGCTCCTCATTATCAGGATAGTTCACAATCGCCCCGGCATATAGTTTATTGGGCAATTCCCGGATCACTTCCAGGATGCGGAAAACACGGATCCCCTGGGTTTTGATGTCTAATTCTCCATTATTATATTCCTTCTCCACACTGATCACCTCCACCAAAGTGCCAAATTCACTTACTTTCTTATCTATCACCGCAGGAATGCCAAAGGGCTTTTTTTCTGCGATACATTCCCTGATCAATTGCTTATAACGGGGTTCAAATATGTGCAGGTTCAACTGTTCTTCCGGGTATACTACAATGCCTAATGGAAATATGGGAATAAAATTGGTCATAATGCTAAAATACATTTTTTGGTTAAAATCCTTTACTGCTATAAGCCCTATAGTATGATGGTTTAAAAAATATATCTTTGCCGGCATGGATCGCAAAAAAAGTAAGCTCGGCAGTTTCTTAAAAAAATTGTACCGCAAATACCGGGAACGGCATTTCAGACGCTACCGGGGTATGAGCGTACAGGAAGTATTTTCATCCATCTATAAAGAAAACGTATGGGGAGGGGAAAAAGGTACATTCTATTCCGGTTCTGGTACCGCCAATCCTAAAACGGCTGAATACATCAATATGATGACCGGGTTCATCAACAGCCATAACATCCGCTCCGTGGCAGAGATCGGCTGTGGCGACTTCTCCATTATGCGCCAGGTTTTGCAGCAGGTAGATGTTCAATATACTGGTATGGACGTAGTGCCGGACCTGATTGCCCACCACCTGGAAAAGAACGCCAATGCCAAAACACAATTCCTGGTAAAAGATGCCATCAGCGAACCGCTTCCAAAAGCAGACCTCCTGATCATCCGCCAGGTATTACAACATCTGAAAAACAACCAGATCTCCCAGATCTTAGAGAAGCTGGACAATTTTAAATACGCCGTCATTACAGAACACCTTCCCATTACGGAAGATGTAGAATACAACCTGGATAAAGTAACGGGGCCGCATATCCGCATGCGCATGAATTCCGGTGTGTTTATAGATCAGCCGCCTTTTTCATTACCCGGCGTTTCCGTGTTGATGGAATACCGGGAAGATGATCCCGTAAAGAAAAAAATGGTGCCTGCCGTAATGCGCAGCTATCTCGTTACAATTAAACAATCCTGATAAATGGCAAATAGTTCTCTCGCCAGGTATAGCAACCTGGTAAAATATATCCGTAACTGGCCGCTTTATTTCCTCCGTAAATTCAAAAATGGATATGCAGAACTGCAATTCACCATCCGCAGGAGAAGTATCCTTTTTACCACGCCCGCTAAATCTTTATACCTCGTTTTTAAAGAAATATTCCTCAATGATGTATATGTGATGGACCGCCTGGCCAGCCAGTTACCGGAAAAACCGGTGGTGATAGATATTGGCAGTAACGCTGGTTATTTCAGCCTCTTCCTCTTATCACAAAAACCCGGTGCCACTATCTATGCTTACGATGCCGTGTCTGCCAATCAAAAGTTATTTGCCAAACACCTGGAAATGAACCCCGCGCTCAAATCCAATGTGCAGGCTCATCACAGAGCAGTAACAGGTACGCCGCAATCACATATTACCTTGTACATGGAATCTGATCACGGCAACTCCGTTACGGCTTCCGTATACAACGATTTTGTACAGGAGAATACTTACTCGGAAGAAGTTCCCTGCATTTCACTCAAAGAGATCTTTGATACCAATCAGCTTAAAAAAGCAGACCTGATCAAAGTGGATTGTGAAGGCAGTGAATACCCCATCATTTACGAAACACCGAAAGAGATCTGGCAACAGGTAGACCGTATGGCTATGGAGATCCATAACCTGGATAAGGACCAGCGTAATATGGATCACCTGCAACAATACCTTTCTACTTTCGGCTTTACCTTTAGCTCCTTTAAACTGGAGAACGACTGTTTCATGCTCTTTGCTGAAAAGAAAAACTAAATGCCAAACATCCTCTTCGATTGCGAAAGAATGAAATACCCGAACACGGGCCTGTATACTTTCTGCCGGGAACTGGGAGCAGCTATCCTGCAGCAGGCACAGCCCAACGAACGGCTGGTGTATTACATGCCGCCCAAACTGGGTCAGCACTTCGGAACGAATGCAGGATACATCTGGCAACGGTCTTTACATAAATTCTATTTCCGCTATAAAGAGCAGATCAATGTATGGCATACCACATATCAATCTTCTCCTTATAAACCTAAAAAAGGAACGCCTAGTATCTTAACGGTCCACGACCTCAATTTTTTACACGAGCATAAATCCAAAGAGAAAGAAAAGAAATACCTGGCCACAGTACAACGCAATGTGGATGAAGCAGATCAGTTGGTGGCCATCTCCCAGTTTGCCATGGCAGAAACACTGCGCCACGTGAACACCCGGAACAAACCCTTTCACGTGATCTATAACGGAGCTACCGTACAGGAATTCCCTGGTTTTGATGCGCCCCGGGAAAGACCTTCCAGGCAATTCTTATTTGCCATGGGTACCGTATTGCCGAAAAAGAACTTTCATGTATTGCCCTGTCTTGTTAAAGACCAGAACATGGAACTGATCATTGCTGGTAATATCAATGAAGCCTATCGCGATAAGATCTTAGCGGAAGCACAACAACACCGGGTGCTGGATAAAGTGAAGATCATAGGGCCCATCACAGCAGAAGAAAAATACTGGTACCTGAAGAATTGTACTGCCTTTGTTTTTCCCTCACTGGCAGAAGGTTTTGGTCTACCTGCCATAGAAGCCATGCATTTCGGCAAACCGGTTTTCCTGTCGGACAGAACAAGCCTGCCGGAAGTAGGCGGTGAAGCGGCCTATTATTTCCATGATTTTGATCCGGGGTATATGCAGGAAGTGTTGAAAGAAGGGCTGGCCCATTTCACCAACACACAAAAAGAGCAGTCGGTACGCGAACATGCGGCGCAGTTTTCCTGGGATACAGCAGCCGCAGCCTATATGAAGATCTACCGGGAATTATATTGACCTGTAATTTTTATAATCAAACAAACGCACACCAAAGATCTTCTCCACGTAGTACAATACCCTTCCTTTTAAATTCTTGAAATTCTTCTGGCTGATATCGTGATCAAACTGCCAGTTCCGCTGCCGGATACGTTCTTCCATTAATGCAGGATGTTTACCGGCAAAACGTTCCAGGGAATCCACCATTTCTGCGTAATTAAACTCGGACAATATCTTCTTCACTTTGTCCATGTGCTCCTGTTTATTGCCATGATAATACCCTGCCGAGTTCGTGATCTTTGCGATCTGTTCTTCCGGATTCTTCACCCAGCCATAGTGATGCATCCAGGCCTTCACCGGTTTCACATTCAGCTTGCGGCCTTCCAGCCGGAAGCCCTGTGCATCTTTATAAGAACGGATACGTTTATCGTTGCGGATAATGCGGATCTCTTTGTTATACCAGGTACGGGAATCACCTACATAATCATAGCTACCGTAAAAATGGCGGTAGTTGAATAACAGCCCCTCTACTC
This DNA window, taken from Chitinophaga niabensis, encodes the following:
- a CDS encoding type III pantothenate kinase, producing MNGCVFCLDLGNSRLKCGVMLNGELQQELFFSEANLVQDVRKALDQYHPKAAILSSVVDHPEELETLLAGQTFFLRLSHSTPLPIKLVYEKPETLGVDRIALACGAWVLFPGQHNLIIGTGSAITYNFLSRSGEFLGGGISPGIDMRFRALHTFTDKLPLIKASTQYAFVGFNTRQSILSGVQEGALAEVAGMIASYGNRYRNFNVLLTGGNLDFFASRLKKKIFASPYLMYKGLNSIVELNVLDKS
- a CDS encoding glycosyltransferase family 2 protein, with translation MKVTGFTFVRNAIRYDYPVTESIRSILPLCDEVVVSVGNSDDGTLELIQSIGSPKIRIFHSVWDDSLKEGGLILSVETNKALDHVSPDTTWAFYIQADEVVHEDDYPAIRAAMEQYKDDKRVEGLLFNYRHFYGSYDYVGDSRTWYNKEIRIIRNDKRIRSYKDAQGFRLEGRKLNVKPVKAWMHHYGWVKNPEEQIAKITNSAGYYHGNKQEHMDKVKKILSEFNYAEMVDSLERFAGKHPALMEERIRQRNWQFDHDISQKNFKNLKGRVLYYVEKIFGVRLFDYKNYRSI
- a CDS encoding glycosyltransferase family 4 protein; this translates as MPNILFDCERMKYPNTGLYTFCRELGAAILQQAQPNERLVYYMPPKLGQHFGTNAGYIWQRSLHKFYFRYKEQINVWHTTYQSSPYKPKKGTPSILTVHDLNFLHEHKSKEKEKKYLATVQRNVDEADQLVAISQFAMAETLRHVNTRNKPFHVIYNGATVQEFPGFDAPRERPSRQFLFAMGTVLPKKNFHVLPCLVKDQNMELIIAGNINEAYRDKILAEAQQHRVLDKVKIIGPITAEEKYWYLKNCTAFVFPSLAEGFGLPAIEAMHFGKPVFLSDRTSLPEVGGEAAYYFHDFDPGYMQEVLKEGLAHFTNTQKEQSVREHAAQFSWDTAAAAYMKIYRELY
- a CDS encoding FkbM family methyltransferase encodes the protein MANSSLARYSNLVKYIRNWPLYFLRKFKNGYAELQFTIRRRSILFTTPAKSLYLVFKEIFLNDVYVMDRLASQLPEKPVVIDIGSNAGYFSLFLLSQKPGATIYAYDAVSANQKLFAKHLEMNPALKSNVQAHHRAVTGTPQSHITLYMESDHGNSVTASVYNDFVQENTYSEEVPCISLKEIFDTNQLKKADLIKVDCEGSEYPIIYETPKEIWQQVDRMAMEIHNLDKDQRNMDHLQQYLSTFGFTFSSFKLENDCFMLFAEKKN
- a CDS encoding class I SAM-dependent methyltransferase, coding for MDRKKSKLGSFLKKLYRKYRERHFRRYRGMSVQEVFSSIYKENVWGGEKGTFYSGSGTANPKTAEYINMMTGFINSHNIRSVAEIGCGDFSIMRQVLQQVDVQYTGMDVVPDLIAHHLEKNANAKTQFLVKDAISEPLPKADLLIIRQVLQHLKNNQISQILEKLDNFKYAVITEHLPITEDVEYNLDKVTGPHIRMRMNSGVFIDQPPFSLPGVSVLMEYREDDPVKKKMVPAVMRSYLVTIKQS
- a CDS encoding LON peptidase substrate-binding domain-containing protein yields the protein MTNFIPIFPLGIVVYPEEQLNLHIFEPRYKQLIRECIAEKKPFGIPAVIDKKVSEFGTLVEVISVEKEYNNGELDIKTQGIRVFRILEVIRELPNKLYAGAIVNYPDNEERSNVLLRKQVLLAVRELHQILQVNKSFSRSDEQLRAYDLAHHAGLSLQEEYEVLHLFKELQRLEYLKRHLLKVIPLMTEMERLKDRVKLNGHFRDLSVDNF